The following DNA comes from Streptomyces sp. NBC_00690.
CGCCCGCTCCAACGGGCTGAAGATCAGCAGATCGATGGCGATGCCGACCAACAGGATCAGCAGGATCGCCAAGAACACCCCCGGCATGTCGGAGTTGTTCCTGCCGTTCTCCAACAACTGCCCGAGCCCCAGGCCGAGATCGGGCGACGAGGCGATGATCTCCGCGGCCATCAGCGAGCGCCAGGAGAACGCCCAGCCCTGCTTGAGCCCGGCCACATAGCCGGGCAGCGCCGCGGGCATCACGATGTGCCAGGTCCCCTTGAGGCCGGTCGCACCCATGGTGCGGCCCGCGCGAAGGAACAACGGCGGGACCTGGTCGACACCGGAGACCAGTCCATTGGCGATGGACGGGACGGCACCGAGCAGGATCACCGCGTACATCATCTGGTTGTTCAGCCCGAGCCAGATCACCGCGGGCGGCACCCACGCCACCGACGGCAGCGACTGGAGACCGGACAGGATCGGCCCGATGGCCGCCCGGACGAACTTGACCCGGGCGACCAGCAACCCCAGCGGGGTACCGATCGCGAGCGCCAGCAGGAAGCCGAGCAGACCGCGGGACACGCTCGTCCAGACGACCTCCAGCAGGGTGCCCGCCAACCACAGCTTGGACACGCTGTCCCACACCGCGGAGGGTGCGGGCAGACTGCCCTCGTCGGTGACCTTCGCCCAGACGAGCGCTTGCCACAAGGCAACCACCAGGACGACGGCCACCACCGGCGGCAGGACCTTCTTCAGCAGGACTTCGCTGACCGGGGTGCGGTGCGACTGCACCGCATCCAGGGCATCGAGTCCCGCTTCCAGACCGGCGAGATCGTCGGGCTTTGCCTTGGCCTTGGCCTCGGTTGAGGTCTCAGTGCTGGCCATGTCGGCGGATCTCCCCACGCAGTTCTTCGGTGATCTCGATGGACAACTCCGCCACGGCGGCGTCCTCGATACGACGCGGCTGTTCGATGCCGACGGTCCACTCCCGGGCGATCCGGCCCGGTCGGGACGAGAGCAGCACCACCCGTTCGGCGAGCCGCACAGCCTCGCGGACGTTGTGGGTGACGAACAGCACCGACAGTTGGGTTTCGCGCCAGATCCGAGTCAGCTCGTCGTGCAGTACATCGCGGGTGATGGCATCGAGGGCCGCGAACGGCTCGTCCATCAGCAGGAGTTGGCTGTCCTGCGCCAGGGCGCGAGCGAGGGCCACCCGCTGGCGCATGCCGCCCGAGAGTTCATGCACCCGCTTGCGGTACGCACCGCCGAGCCGCACCAGCTCCAGCAGTCGCTCCGCCTCCGTACGGCGTTCGGTCTTGGCGACCCCGCGCAGCCGCAGCGCGAGTTCGATGTTCTTGCCCGCCGTGAGCCAGGGAAAGAGCGCGTGCTCCTGGAACATCAGCGCGGGTCGCCCGCCCGGGGTCTCGATGGACCCCGCACTGGGCTTGTCCAGCCCCGCGACCAGATTGAGCAGGGTGGACTTTCCGCACCCCGAGGCCCCCAGGAGGGTGACGAACTCTCCCGGAGCGACATCGAGGGTGATGTCGTCCAGGACGAGTTGCCGTCCCGCGGGTCCCGAGAAGGACTTCGATACGTGTTCGATGCGGGCGGCGGGCCCGGCCGTCGTCGTACGGCCGGTCGCCTGGTCCTTGGTGAGGGTGTTGGCCATGGTCGTCACCTCCTGGGAACTCGGTTGTGCCGGTCTACTTGACGCCGAGTCCGGCATCGGCGACCGCGGGCTTGCCCTCGGTCTTGAGGACCTCGTTCAGCTCCGTGAGGTCGTAGATGCCGTTCAGGTCGGGCTTCTCCAACAGGCCGGCCTTCACCGCGTAGTCCGCCTGGGTCTTGAGGGTCGACGCCAGCGGGTCATCGGTGAACTGGATCGACTTCCACGCCGGGTCGATGATCTCGGCGGGCAGTTCCTTGCCGGTGAGGGCCTTCAGCTTGGCGTTGGCGGACGCCTTCGCCAGGTCCGGGTTGGCGTTGATCCAGGCATTGGTCTTCACCGAGCCGCGCACCACGGCCTCCACAACGTCCGCGTGCTCCTTGAGGAACTTCTGCGAGACGATGATGTGGGTGATCACAAACTTGTTGTCCGGCCAGAGCGTCGACTCGTCGAGCAGCACCTTGGCGCCCTGTGCGACAAGTCTGGAGGCCACGGGCTCAGGCACCCAAGCGCCGTCGATGGAACCGGACTTGTAGGCATCCGGGGTGATCTTGTTGTCGGTGCGCACCACCGACACATCGCCCTTGCCGCTCTGCGCGTCGGCCTTCCAGCCCTTTTCGGCTATCCAGTTGAGGAAGGCGACGTCCTGGGTGTTGCCCAGCTGGGGCGTGGCGATCTTCTTGCCCTTGAGGTCGTCCAGGGTCTTGATCTTCTTGGGGTTGACCACGAGCTTCACACCGCCGGATGCGGAGCCGGCGACGATCCGCAGGTTCTTGCCCTTGGACTTGGTGAAACCGTTGATCGCGGGGGAGGGGCCGATGAACCCGATGTCGATGGCGCCCGCGTTCAGGGCCTCGATCTCCGAAGGGCCGGCGTTGAAGGTGGTCGACTTGATCTGGGTGCCGCCCAGTTCCTTCTGGAGGATGCCCTCCTGCTCACCGACGAGCGCGGTGGCATGGGTGAGGTTGGGGAAGTAGCCCAGCTTCACCGAGTCGGCCGAGAGCTTCTTGCCCTTGGCGGCCGGGGTGGTCTTGTCGTCTTTCTTGGCGTCGGAACCGTAGCCGCAAGAGGCGAGTGCGCCGATCAGCAGCGGGACGGCGGCGGCTGCGGCAAGGCCGCGGCGCACAGTGGTACGGGTGGCAGGCACGGGAGGGTTTCCTCTCGAAGGCCCCGGCGGTCACGAACGTAAGTCGTGGCCGGGAAGTCGGCAGAACGGTGTCTTCGTCGGTGAAGCGTCATCCGGTGGTGCGTACGGTTCATCGCGCACAACACACGACACCTCCGGAACCTGCGCCGAGGGTGCCGCTGCCCACACGGCCCCCTTCTTTCGCGAAGGTCGCATATACGTCGGTCATCAGAAATCCCACCCCGAGTCTTCGATGCTGTCTGACGTCTGTACGGCCGCTGTGGCCGTCGTGGCGAACGAGTCGCCCACCATCCCGGCGGCCAGCGTGGTGCCGTCGGCCGGGTCGATCAGGAGGAAGGAGCCGGTGCGCCGCGAGTCGGCGTAGGAGTCGAGCGCCAGCGGTTCGGCCGTGCGCACGGTGACCAGACCGATGTCGTTGGCGACGAGTTGCCCGGGCTCCGGGTGTTGGGACAGGTCGTCGAGGGTCAGCCGGGACGGGATCGCCTTGACGATGGCCTTCACCGTGCGCGTGGTGTGCTTGAGCAGCACCCGCTGCCCCACGGTGAGCGGCTGGTCGGCCACGTGGCACACGGTGGCCTCGACGTCCTGCGTGGTCGGTGGCGCATCCCCGCTCGGCACGATCAGATCGCCGCGCGAGATGTCGATGTCGTCCTCCAGCAGCAGGGTGATCGACTGCGGGGTCCACGCGATGTCCACCGCCTGGCCCAGCAGGTCGATTCCCTTGATCCGCGAGGTGCGTCCCGACGGCAGTACGGTGACCTCTTCGCCGAGGCGGAAGGTACCGGCCGCGATCTGCCCCGCGTACCCCCGGTAGTCCGGGTGGTCGGCGGTCTGCGGACGGATCACGTACTGCACCGGGAGCCGTGCGTGGCAGGTCGCCAGATCGTGCGAGACGGGCACGGTCTCCAGGTGCTCCAGCACCGTCGGGCCGCCGTACCAGTCCATGTTCGCCGACGGGTCCACCACATTGTCACCGGCGAGCGCCGAGATGGGGATCGCGGTGATCTCCGGCACGCCCAGGGACGCGGCGTACGAGGTGAACTCCTCGGCGATGGAGGCGAAGACGTGCTCCGCGTAGTCGACCAGGTCCATTTTGTTCACGGCGAGGACCACGTGCGGCACCCGCAGCAGGGCGGCCACGGCGGCATGGCGACGGGTCTGCTCGACCACGCCGTTGCGGGCGTCCACCAGCACGACCGCGAGTTCGGCCGTGGACGCACCGGTCACCATGTTCCGGGTGTACTGCACGTGCCCCGGGGTGTCGGCGAGGATGAAGCGCCGCCGCGCGGTGGCGAAGTACCGGTACGCCACGTCGATGGTGATGCCCTGCTCGCGCTCGGCCCGCAGACCGTCCGTGAGCAGTGCCAGGTCGGGGGTGTCCTGGCCGCGGGAGAGCGAAGCCGTGGTCACCGCCTCCAGCTGATCGGTCAACACCGACTTGGAGTCGTGCAACAGCCGCCCCACGAGGGTGGACTTGCCGTCGTCGACGGAGCCCGCGGTGGCGAAGCGCAACAGGGTGGTGGCCGACAGCTGCTCGGCCGCCGAAGTGATGGCGGTCATTTAGAAGTACCCTTCGCGCTTGCGGTCTTCCATGGCGGCTTCGGACATCTTGTCGTCGGCGCGCGTGGCGCCGCGCTCGGTGAGCCGGGAAGCGGCGATCTCGGCGATCACCGCGTCGAGGGTGGTGGCCTCGGAGTCCACCGCGCCCGTGCAGGACATGTCCCCCACGGTGCGGTAGCGGATCAGCCGGGTCTCCACCTGCTCGGCGCCCTTGGGCCCGCCCCAGTCGCCCGCGGTCAGCCACATGCCCGAGCGCTTGAACACCTCGCGCTCATGGGCGAAGTAGATCTCGGGCAGCTCGATCTTCTCCCGTGCGATGTACTGCCAGACATCCAGCTCGGTCCAGTTCGACAACGGGAAGACCCGCACATGCTCGCCCGGGGCGTGGCGCCCGTTGTAGAGCTGCCACAGTTCGGGCCGCTGCCGGCGCGGGTCCCACTGGGAGAACTCGTCCCGCAGCGAGAACACCCGCTCCTTGGCACGTGCCTTCTCCTCGTCGCGGCGCCCGCCGCCGAACACCGCGTCGAAGCGGTGCTCCTGGATCGCCTCGGTGAGCGGCACGGTCTGCAACGGGTTGCGGGTGCCGTCGGGCCGCTCGCGCAGCTTGCCGGCGTCGATGTAATCCTGCACGGAGGCGACGTGCAGCCGCAGCCCGTGCCGGGCCACCGTGCGGTCCCGGTATTCGAGGACCTCCGGGAAGTTGTGTCCGGTGTCGACGTGCAGCAGCGTGAACGGCACCGCGGCCGGCGCGAACGCCTTCAGCGCCAGGTGCAGCATGACGATGGAGTCCTTGCCGCCGGAGAACAGGATCACCGGTCGCTCGAACTCCCCCGCCACCTCGCGGAAGATGTGGACCGCCTCGGACTCCAGGGCGTCCAAGTGGCTGAGCGCATAGGGACTGTCGGTGTCCTGGACATCGGCGAGCGCCATCATGCGAGACCCCTCTCGGTGAGCAGCGCGTGCAGCGCTGCCGCGGACTCCTGCACGGTCTGGTGTTGCGACTCGATGCGCAGATCGGGGGCGAGCGGCACCTCGTAGGGGTCGTCGACCCCGGTGAGACCGCTGATCTGCCCCGCGGCCTGACGGGCGTAGAGCCCCTTCACATCGCGCTCGGAGCACACGTCCAGCGGAGTGGCGACGTGCACCTCCACATAGGACGTGCCTTCTGCGCCATGGCGCTTGCGGACCGCGTCCCGGCTGTCGGCGTAGGGCGCGATCACCGGTACGAGGACGGTCACCCCGTTGGACGCCAGCAGTTCGGCGACGAAGCCGATCCGCTGCACGTTGGTGTGCCGGTCCGCACGGCTGAAGCCGAGACCCGCCGAGAGGAACTCACGGATCTCGTCGCCGTCCAGCACCTCGACCCGCCGTCCGTCGGCGGCCAGGCGTTCCGCCAACGCCAGGGCGATG
Coding sequences within:
- a CDS encoding ABC transporter permease, producing MASTETSTEAKAKAKPDDLAGLEAGLDALDAVQSHRTPVSEVLLKKVLPPVVAVVLVVALWQALVWAKVTDEGSLPAPSAVWDSVSKLWLAGTLLEVVWTSVSRGLLGFLLALAIGTPLGLLVARVKFVRAAIGPILSGLQSLPSVAWVPPAVIWLGLNNQMMYAVILLGAVPSIANGLVSGVDQVPPLFLRAGRTMGATGLKGTWHIVMPAALPGYVAGLKQGWAFSWRSLMAAEIIASSPDLGLGLGQLLENGRNNSDMPGVFLAILLILLVGIAIDLLIFSPLERAVLRGRGLLVRN
- a CDS encoding ABC transporter ATP-binding protein → MANTLTKDQATGRTTTAGPAARIEHVSKSFSGPAGRQLVLDDITLDVAPGEFVTLLGASGCGKSTLLNLVAGLDKPSAGSIETPGGRPALMFQEHALFPWLTAGKNIELALRLRGVAKTERRTEAERLLELVRLGGAYRKRVHELSGGMRQRVALARALAQDSQLLLMDEPFAALDAITRDVLHDELTRIWRETQLSVLFVTHNVREAVRLAERVVLLSSRPGRIAREWTVGIEQPRRIEDAAVAELSIEITEELRGEIRRHGQH
- a CDS encoding ABC transporter substrate-binding protein, with the protein product MPATRTTVRRGLAAAAAVPLLIGALASCGYGSDAKKDDKTTPAAKGKKLSADSVKLGYFPNLTHATALVGEQEGILQKELGGTQIKSTTFNAGPSEIEALNAGAIDIGFIGPSPAINGFTKSKGKNLRIVAGSASGGVKLVVNPKKIKTLDDLKGKKIATPQLGNTQDVAFLNWIAEKGWKADAQSGKGDVSVVRTDNKITPDAYKSGSIDGAWVPEPVASRLVAQGAKVLLDESTLWPDNKFVITHIIVSQKFLKEHADVVEAVVRGSVKTNAWINANPDLAKASANAKLKALTGKELPAEIIDPAWKSIQFTDDPLASTLKTQADYAVKAGLLEKPDLNGIYDLTELNEVLKTEGKPAVADAGLGVK
- a CDS encoding sulfate adenylyltransferase subunit 1 → MTSAAEQLSATTLLRFATAGSVDDGKSTLVGRLLHDSKSVLTDQLEAVTTASLSRGQDTPDLALLTDGLRAEREQGITIDVAYRYFATARRRFILADTPGHVQYTRNMVTGASTAELAVVLVDARNGVVEQTRRHAAVAALLRVPHVVLAVNKMDLVDYAEHVFASIAEEFTSYAASLGVPEITAIPISALAGDNVVDPSANMDWYGGPTVLEHLETVPVSHDLATCHARLPVQYVIRPQTADHPDYRGYAGQIAAGTFRLGEEVTVLPSGRTSRIKGIDLLGQAVDIAWTPQSITLLLEDDIDISRGDLIVPSGDAPPTTQDVEATVCHVADQPLTVGQRVLLKHTTRTVKAIVKAIPSRLTLDDLSQHPEPGQLVANDIGLVTVRTAEPLALDSYADSRRTGSFLLIDPADGTTLAAGMVGDSFATTATAAVQTSDSIEDSGWDF
- the cysD gene encoding sulfate adenylyltransferase subunit CysD; the protein is MMALADVQDTDSPYALSHLDALESEAVHIFREVAGEFERPVILFSGGKDSIVMLHLALKAFAPAAVPFTLLHVDTGHNFPEVLEYRDRTVARHGLRLHVASVQDYIDAGKLRERPDGTRNPLQTVPLTEAIQEHRFDAVFGGGRRDEEKARAKERVFSLRDEFSQWDPRRQRPELWQLYNGRHAPGEHVRVFPLSNWTELDVWQYIAREKIELPEIYFAHEREVFKRSGMWLTAGDWGGPKGAEQVETRLIRYRTVGDMSCTGAVDSEATTLDAVIAEIAASRLTERGATRADDKMSEAAMEDRKREGYF
- the cysC gene encoding adenylyl-sulfate kinase, with the translated sequence MTGATIWLTGLPSAGKTTIALALAERLAADGRRVEVLDGDEIREFLSAGLGFSRADRHTNVQRIGFVAELLASNGVTVLVPVIAPYADSRDAVRKRHGAEGTSYVEVHVATPLDVCSERDVKGLYARQAAGQISGLTGVDDPYEVPLAPDLRIESQHQTVQESAAALHALLTERGLA